The nucleotide window cgccagtttagatagcatccatttgatcgaaccacttccactttacCAGTAGGCCCTGCTGCTTAAATACATCTGGGATTTTGTCAAGAGGATCTTCAAAGGTTCTTCTTCCCAGTATagaatatttctttctttttttttattttgacaaagGTAGAATACGTCCTAAGCTTTCTTCAAATGTATAATGTTATGTGTCATTTGGCTCATAATTCAAAGTGTCAAGAAAATAAAGATTTCCAAAATtgtcccactttgcccatattcCCCATATTATTTCGAAAATAATTCCCCATATTATTTCGAAAACAAACGAATTTTAGATAATTTTTAGTTTAGTtagttttgaaaaattattttagtttagtttcaggtttttacaataattttattttttatttttattttagttaacgaAAATGATTTCAGTTAGTTTGAGTTAGTTTTCGTTAACTATAATAACACCGCCTAGGATactatatcccacaatgcaaaaTGTTCATTCTTCCGAATTAATTTCATTCTAATTAAAAATGGTGGACAGCAACAAATAGTCAGTTATCTCCTTTGTGACACTCATTCCACTGGACTGTCCAAAGTTAGAAGTTTGCATTTGGGTTTGTAGTTAATGagaaaattttaacttttaagttAAAATTTCAACATAACCCAACTACAATCTCCTTAGGCTACGTCGATACTatgatttcatttgaaaatgcatattttctctacgttttggccttctgtccacactgagttGGCAGCGAAAAGAGAGCGTTTAGAAAATGcactcccaagtggatacatttggaAATGCCGTCTTCACGCAGTAGTGTGGACAGGAAAacagatatctgaaaacgatgggGTATTTGTCGTCATGTAACGcaatcatgtgatccattcaacccaaaacaatgaAGGTTGTGGCCCAAATTGTAGAGGCCTTGTTGTGCCTGTAATTCACTTTGATAGAGTTGTTATAGATTCACAATGGATTATTTCAAAGTTGGTGGGAATTGTACTAGTATTTGCACAATTTTACTAGTATTTGCacaattgtgtttcagaccaTACACATAATGGCGATTTTTCACATGCACAATAAGGGActttaagagttttcatacattttattatgGACAAGAAACTTTTGCAAAATGTTTGAAAACGACAGTGTAGATTGAGAGCGTTTCGAAAACgaaaatgcagttttcaaatcTATCCGGATTAACGTGGACGTAGCCTTAATCTTCGAGTCGGAGCAAAAGCACTGCAAACAACAGTCAGGTCAGGTCACATGGTGTCATTTATCCAAAGGATTTTGGGCTTCAATATTAATGTCCATGAAGACCtcatttagaatacagttagGTAGTAAATTAGTGTTCCATTCCAAACATACCAATAGCATGAAGTCTTTGCTAGATTTATTTCTCACCTCATCACAGTCCCCCTCCACCATGGCATAGATGGCCTTTTTCACAAGGTTGGTGCCTAACAAAGCAAAATGAAAGCTTGTAATCATTCAGAAAACATTTCCAGTAATATATCTAGTTAGCATGGTACATAATGCACATTTGAGTTTCTTTGAGACTGAATAGCAAACCTACATAGCAGTTTACAGCCTTCAAAGCTGCGTCTACGAACGGACACTGAAGCAGACGTGTGGCCTATAAAAAGATCACTGACTGTTGCCATTCTGAGATGAAGGCTACCATGTTAGCAGTCAGCTGCGGCCCTTACCAATGCTTTTCCTGCGAAATTTGGAGTCCACGGCAAGCATAGCGATGTATCCACGACGGAACATCTTCTTATGCATGTCTAGCTTACAGACAATGGCACCCACACAGTCCTTCTCGACCATCGCCTGTCATATTAGAAATAAGATTCATCAAGAAACACTGCAATTAACTCATCTTACAGCTAGCAAAGTATGAAGAAAATGGCATGGCAAATATCTGGATTCTCTATAATTAGGTTCAATTTGTTATGTATACACCACACTGATTTTATTGTGTTAGGACCTAAAATACTATGGTCAGATACATATGGTTTATATTACACACATTATGGCATTTGTTACCAATTTGAAACCACAACAACACTTGCCATAACTGTTCTGAAAATAAcccatacaaaacacacacacacaactaaagaaaatgtaaaaaaaataacaaatattaaaaaacagtATGGCGGTACCATGATGACACAACGTTGGTTTTAGGACGTAATCCCATACTATGAGATATATAATGACAAAAATTATCATAACAAATACTAATGTAACACTGTGTTTATATGGTACTCCAAGATATTCCAAAGCTACTACTTACATTAAAATCATGGTACTTTTTCTTTAGGGCCTATAGCGATTAAACTTGAAATCATTTTAGCAAAACCTCTGTTTTTGGACATGCTAACATTGTTTTCATGACATGTCATGCACTGTGGTATTCCCATGATTTTTTGGGCATTGTCATGCTATGGTAACACCACTGCagtctttgaagtaccttggagtaatAGGCAAATACCATGGTATACAAATATGGTCATCATTCATTAAAAACGGAATTACATTATACATACCAGAAAGCAGAGCTGAGGCCAGTTGTGAATAAAGTACCTATAGGTGTATATGGAGTAAGGCTCAGACAAGTCTTTCGTTATGAGGCGGATAATATCGGGCATTTGTAGCTCAGACTCGTATCTCACGTATCGGATGGACTCGTCGTTCTCCTTCAGCGCGAGTCTCGACATCTCCGCCACCGGAGCGCTGTCATCCGCCACCGCCTGCTGCTCTACTCGAGCGCCCTGCGGGCCCGGGCCTGACTCATGTGCCGCTCGACCCTTATCCACCGAACCAGTCCTGCTCCTAACATCATTCTCCAGTTGACAATAGCTGCTATCCGTGATCACCATACTAACAGTGCAGTCTATCCCGTTGTTCGGCGGTGATTGGCTCTGCGATATATCATTACAACGTTTATTTCTGGATAAATTGTTGTTTTCCGTGTGATCGCCATGCGTTTCGCCGATGCCATCCAGGTGATGATCAGAAGTGCCGCTTTGACTGTAGGACGGCCGGTGCTGGACGTGGTTCTGGAGGTGAGCGTGGTTGCACTGGACCCCGTTCAGCTGGGCTGAGTGGAACTGGGCGCCTGACGCATTGGGATGCACGTTGTTCTGGTTGGATTTGACAATCAATTTATGATCGCCAGCGTGCTGGTGTGGTCCCGGGGTGATGATATCTAGTCCCTCATCGTTCCCCAGTAAGGTGCACCCGTCCACGGGCTGTGCTGTGATGTCGCTCGGGGATGAAGGCAGTGCGTTAGGCCCAGGCGGCACTTCAGCCATTCCACTGCATACAGTTAATATGATGACAGGAAAACGGGGTCGGAATCAGCCTCTCACAGCGAACGACGACAAATAAAGGCGTCCGTTCGGCTGCTGATACCTAAAAAATGTAGGAATAATGAAAGGTTCGAGCACTATCTCGTGTCTGTTCCTGCCATTACTCGATTCACTCCACACTGGCCTACTGTGTGCCGTAAAGCAGAGCGGGTGATTTACTACACTTTGCCGTCACTTTACAGTGAACGATgcagggaaatgtagtttttattGATATGTTTATAACATTTCAGTGTCACCTGTATCTACTTTGACacaaattaaatgttgttttacaTGCTGTTCTAGAACCCCGAAACCCATTTACAttcataataaaaatatgttaaaCTTTAATTTCGGTCTGGTTTGCCTGCTGACTGGTTTGACTAACCTATTTTCCAATATGAGCCACTAGATGGACCAAAACATCCAATTATTTGCGATTTTGCCAAGGGCGCAGCACAGTGTTTTGGTAGTTTACCTTTTGATCGAAATACAGCTTTATTAATGCCCAGTGTGCTGAAAAGAGTTGTCTTTGTGTTCGAATTATCTCTAATGCTTTTCTGATGGATATATGATCAACAAATTATAAGCAAAATCATATGGGGGCCCTAAGTTAATTCCTACTTGGAGGCCCCTAACAATTAATATCTATAAAAACTAACAATAAATTACTATAAATAAAAACCAATaactatatacaaaataaataaatggggttGGGGGGTTGGGGGACTTCGCTTTGTGGGGCCCCATGGTGACTCGGGGCCCTAAGGGGCTGCTTATAACGCTTATAGCTAGAAAGGGCCCTGATGATGAAATTGATCATGGTAAGTGTTCTTAGGACAAAATCCATGTGAGAATGCAGCCCTGCCTTGTTGTTGCAGAGATGTAAGACAATCAGTAGAAATGACAGACAATTCATCTCTTATATAAAGTGCTCTTGTGTGGCTCCAGCTAAACTATCATCATCTTGCGGTCTTCTCAATGGGAATTCTCAGCCCTAATTGAGTGCCAGATGCAACTCACCTAAAGCTTAATTTTCTTTACAGACAGTATATGCCTATGCAGTAATAGCTGCTTGCTGCCCATATGTTGCTTGTGCTGTGCAAGGGGTCACAGAATTTATAATTGTGTTCCCTTGAAGTACACAACATAAATAGCAAGTCTAAAACACAAAAATCAAGTATGAAGATGAGCATTTCATATTGCAAACATCCACAACATGGTCTGCATACTTGATTTTCTATTGTAACAATTAAAGATCCGAAGGATAGGACCCTTTAGTTGTGAGTTGGATGACTGTTTTTTTAGGGCTCTATTAACTGCTTTTGTTAGACAGGAGAGAGAGAACCCGAGACAAGCTTAAGTGGGACCTCTATGGTTCACTTTGGAAACTAATTAAGAACCTCTTTGGATACCAGTCTGGAATTTCTCCTCAacaatcgctctctctctctttctctgccatCAAAATACGCTCTTTTCAATCTCATCAAACAAGCACAGGGCCAAAGTCTTCTTGTGAGAGAGATCAAGAAGCCCCTATACACACCAGCTGAACAGCTAATAGGGAAAACCAAAGTCAGAACTCTAACAAACACTCGTGGCCCAGTCTGAAGCAAAATGAAGGAACTGTTAAATGAACTGAAATATTATATTAGTAAAGACGAAATAATTGTCGTCAAAAGAATTTGCAAATCAATCTTTTCTTTTAATATAAAAGACTTAGTAAATTaccagtcagtatctggtgtggccaccagcttaagtactgcagtgcatctcctcctcatggacttcACCAGATTTTCccattcttgctgtgagatgttaccctacgcttccaccaaggcacttgcaagttcccggacatttctggggggaatggccttagccctcaccctctgatccaacaggtcccagacgtgctcaatgggagatctgggctcttcgctggccatggcagaacactgacattcctgtcttgcaggaaatcacgcacagaacgagcagtatgctGATGGCATTGTcttgctggagggtcatgtcaggatgagcgtaagctgacaatttacacaaggtttatttatatttcttttgcTCCAGACTTACTTCAaccttacttctctgtctgctcgtatgaaatatcaataaaatacaaagtaatctcttcagtaatcaaaatactttttgaatgtaactattctaaataccaattatttaaattgtaactgtagtggaatagttacttttttattttaaatacataatccagttacatgtatttcattacccCCCCCAACCCTGCTcattatactgtccttggtagtgccgttcaaagtccagtatatcttAAGGAATTAAGGTATTCATGCTTAAGGAagcatgttctccttgaatttatcaagatgagcatcaagaaCGTGGACCCCGAAATATGCCTTCTAGGCCTCACACATCTGAGCAGATGCTTCCACAGAGTACTTTTTCCActcttgtcttgataaattggccgCAGACATTGCAAAATGCGTCTGCTGGATGCTTgcagaaaaatgcagatatgtatccacttaaGCAGCTGGAACTAATCTGAACTGGTGCACTTAAtgcccctgtatttatactactatttatattaatggaaagttctagaagttactccaagtttactcagcactgaatctatctggaatgttctggcaaattgttaaatttcaaaataacactgtcctggtcacaaaatcAAAGTTTGTGTGTAATAATAGCTATTctctatacttttaaaacttcCTACACAGgaaccaaataaatacatacatttgtaaTGTATCATCTTGCAATGTATCAATGAATTTTCAGCTAAATCATGCACCCACACAAAGACACGGACTAAACATACTGTAtggcaattttttatatttaactttgaCATATTTGAAAATCCATACAGTATATGAATGCCATAATGTGAGCTATGACAGTGGTTACTATTTGAGTAGGCAACATTTCCAGGATTGCTTCCTCATGGCCTCAATGTTACACAGTAACAGTTACAAAGTTACAAAGTAAGTTAATTGAGTAAACATTTGTCAGCATGTGCTGTATACATAAGCAGTAATGTATTAAGGCAACTGTGCATTAGTGAGAAGATATCACAGTATCATATTTCCAGAAGAGACCGGGGCATCACCTGTGGAGTTCCAGATGTAGTATTCTGAGGAGACCAGCTCTCGTGCTACAGAGATAGAGAGTACAaattatttgcaaaaatgtttttttttttttttgtagcaatGTCCTCTTTTCATGTCCATAATCTCTGCACAAACATTCATTGAAACATACTTGTGACAATTCGCGGTTTGGCAGATGAGTACACCTGCACGGAGTGTTGGTCCACACAGCATCCAGATAAAGTCAAATCTGGCACACGGAAGTAAAGCTGCAAGAGAACAGACACTTACTGTGACACAGATATCTAATTAGTGAGGACAGATAACGGAGTTGCAATATCTTACAGTCAGATATAAATTCAACTATGAATTCAACCTACCTTTATATAAGCGGTAAGACCAGTGCACAGAGGGTCTGTCGGTCCAGCAACAGTCCCTGAAAAATTAACAACCCCCTCCAGTGTTACTTCACGAGATTTCGGAAACTTCTGACCTGAATAGACGTAAACAATTGCTCTGTTAATATTTCGTTTGGAACCTTTAAATAGGAAACTTatgaatacatttgaaacagtatatatttaaaatattaagagTTCACATGCCAAGGACCCAAACCAGCAGGTTCTTCTCCTTAGAAATTTCAAGCTGTCCTGAGCTCACTTTCACCTCCACACTGCCCATCAGGTTTCTGTGAAGAAGAATGCACAGGGACACCAATGATTTTTAAATATAGTAGGACATTACAGAACCACATAAAGATGAAATGTGTATTGCATAATAGACCTAAATCACCCCAAATTTGTGAATTCTTGCACAGCATACAAGAAATATTTGATTATGCCCTCACATTTCTGGCTGTCCAAATTTCCTGTTTACAGAAATCTCCATATTGATCACAAAATTATGCTTTTTactaaaaatgtcatatttgcatAAAGATACAAGGTTCATGAACACATATTACCGGTTGAAAAATGGAAGGTGTGCCTCACAGTACTCAAAGGTGTTTTTGACACTCTCATGGAGCTTCAAGACCACAGTAACCTTTAAATGATTCTCCTCTGCCTTCAGCTGGTAGGAGCCAAGTATTGGTGGcacgggaacctaataaaaaagtaattaggTCAAaatggctagttcacccaaaaatgaaaattcccttttacacaccctcatgccatcccagatgtgtttgacttcccttcttctgctcaacacaaatgaagatttttaagctccaaaaagcacacagaggcagcataaaagtaatctatacaactccagtggttcaatccatgttttcagaagcgatatgataggtgtgggtgagaaacagatcaatatttaagtcttttttactataaattctccttcctgcccagttggtggcgatatgcacaagaatgcgaaatggcaaaaacaaaaggaggaggatgtgaaagtggagattcatagtaaaagatggctttaatattgatcttcttttcacacacacctatcttatcatttctgaagatatagatttaaccactggagtcatatggattacttttatgctgcctttatgatcTTTGGACTTTCaaagccaccattaacttgcattgtgaggaccaacagagctgaaatcattttctaaaaatcttaatttgtgttctgctgaagaaagaaagtcatacacatctgggatggcatgagggcgagtaaataataagacatttttcagtttttttggtgaactatccctttaaaaaaaaatgttttatggttCAGCCAAATGTGGATAACATAGTCTTTCTAATATTTTCTCTGAATcagagcatagttgagccaaacccatctatCACAGGACAGACTTGACCAAATGTACAGTTACTGCATATTGTCTTTGCAGGGCAGTGTGTGTATACCATGATGAGGTCaaattaaactaaaatacatGACATGACATCTTTGGACATGTAAAACTAATATAGGACAAATTATTTCTAAAAAGACAATCTGGATTACATGATAACTAATAACCTTTACCTGTGAGGTGTAACTGCAAAGTCTGAAAAGCTCCAGAGGAGGTGAGAAAGGGAACTTGTATGGTCCTGAAAAAGCAGAACCATCACTCTCTTCAGCACTGCAGGCAGTAAGAATGCTCGCATCCAAAGAGGTCACACAGGGATGGACAAGGATGTCCTGCAGAGGCGAGCCGTTGGCTGGGAGTGTGAGGGTGACCGTCACATTGGGCAGAACACCTTCAACCTCACACTGATGTCACATATGACAAAAGACATGAGGAAACAAAGGAACTAATAAATATAGAATTACCCAAATATAACAGAATTAAATGGATTTGAATTTCCAGAAGGAAATGCCAGCCTGCAAGGCAgcaaaaagacaatgttaaagtCGTGTTTTCAGATGGCTGCACACAGAATCAATAGAgctctattttaagagcactaaatCTAAGAGCAGTGCCTAGCCATAAATAATAAGTgaaaagtcaatgggcatggccataaaGTTTTGGTATTTCCATGCAGTCTAGGCACCAGTTGGTTTGGTGAAATTGTGTGCGCAAAGCGCTACTGGGCTGCAAAAATTGCAATGACATCATCGCTGCTGCCTGCATTTAAATGCTGAACATTCTATCAATGGGATTGAAGTCAATGGGAGGTTTTCCAACTTGTCTTAAAATCTCCAAAAATGTCTtataaccaaaaataaataacacaccTGAGACTGAAATTATCcacaaaacaaagtttgaatggagTTTGTCCTTTCAGCGGTTTGGGCTGAATTAATTGCAAAACTGAATACATAGGGTAAGGGGTTTCGAACAAACCTCTAACCATAATGTTTGAGTAATTTCAAATTGGTGCTGCCTTGCAGGCCCTGtaaaagatatataaaaataGGAACTGAATGGGCACAAACTTTGCACATGACCATGCCATACACATCCCAGAGATCCTGTCGGCTGCTCTTGCCGTACTGCATGGACCTCACCTTCTCTGTGAGGGCCA belongs to Xyrauchen texanus isolate HMW12.3.18 chromosome 16, RBS_HiC_50CHRs, whole genome shotgun sequence and includes:
- the ap5m1 gene encoding AP-5 complex subunit mu-1, producing the protein MSIRALWVVSHEKGESGKARFSRRYPTVEFRAKSLAGAQYVAIPEDRVIPQLLLTELGLVDADKPYVDIRDDCARQQRSPAVELRVEGPGGRTLWPVLTVTQGGLILACLPLVEAPPEPRPPLPSLASVSQGLALLSGLQDFLCGTGGKLPEPDVLASRLAALPSMLLQVCPLGRPLDTPSPAGSVPASVAPSPGGAQKQPAWKPGVHRGRAVVSVALTEKVRSMQYGKSSRQDLWDVYGMVMCKCEVEGVLPNVTVTLTLPANGSPLQDILVHPCVTSLDASILTACSAEESDGSAFSGPYKFPFSPPLELFRLCSYTSQVPVPPILGSYQLKAEENHLKVTVVLKLHESVKNTFEYCEAHLPFFNRNLMGSVEVKVSSGQLEISKEKNLLVWVLGQKFPKSREVTLEGVVNFSGTVAGPTDPLCTGLTAYIKLYFRVPDLTLSGCCVDQHSVQVYSSAKPRIVTTRELVSSEYYIWNSTGDAPVSSGNMIL
- the naa30 gene encoding N-alpha-acetyltransferase 30, with the protein product MAEVPPGPNALPSSPSDITAQPVDGCTLLGNDEGLDIITPGPHQHAGDHKLIVKSNQNNVHPNASGAQFHSAQLNGVQCNHAHLQNHVQHRPSYSQSGTSDHHLDGIGETHGDHTENNNLSRNKRCNDISQSQSPPNNGIDCTVSMVITDSSYCQLENDVRSRTGSVDKGRAAHESGPGPQGARVEQQAVADDSAPVAEMSRLALKENDESIRYVRYESELQMPDIIRLITKDLSEPYSIYTYRYFIHNWPQLCFLAMVEKDCVGAIVCKLDMHKKMFRRGYIAMLAVDSKFRRKSIGTNLVKKAIYAMVEGDCDEVVLETEITNKSALKLYENLGFVRDKRLFRYYLNGVDALRLKLWLR